A section of the Candidatus Coatesbacteria bacterium genome encodes:
- a CDS encoding SH3 domain-containing protein: MRPRILFIAVALFTVIAAVPAAAELTDDLARLSTELGRAADDAVRLDVLARLTALLEEVEEPQSIPPALVTRLLDMADRAAEPALRRDSVSVLGLLGDPDAATTLVRLLRDDADFGVRRAAVDALVRVGDRDDAVLIAETVLGAEPSSDYQLRAGAYRALGALGLDDEARLLNLFRRGLADPYPAVRIAALEMLRARGLAAEVGQPELRRAYEFETASAVRGELLVTLAVVDGEETLELIETALGDAELRADALRALAAVPPSGERDEAADLLEEAFADSTDNAERLEIAGYLVELRRREAALEALTALLLEDPPGDEERVLELLRENGHPAALETTADFVIAKPAVGLATMRAAVELLGDADLLATADEDQLEDADEALSALLRQKHDPVLYADLPPAVRAVEAAWRGRFDDEDWNDRLRERVELLDELDEPAALEALTILLGRGDEPVLVDELNDYLESEPTEPRAVAALHALGLGGSTKALPVLTEYARSSRPGDVQLSVAALEALGELGLPESAPVLTRVLEDPATPPLRLTAAARACAAVADPNLLFPLLEVLEGAVEPESRQAAAYALAAFSEPQALAPLARVLRSDASPRVRREAFVAYCHNLPANPSDEQLLPLSQYLSTNDPGDDDRSWTAVELLFTKLGAERIEELLEHPQPSVRRLTVQYLTRRAAPGDRELLEGALADPNLLVNIAAARGLGELGDSAAAGALKAAFNQTFDLYYASTKDSSHSTVNVDKLRRTIEDAFLRLSINPAEVEETKLDKPQLDTGPEEEPETRRMEVVVDALRLRDAPSTTTGNKIGMLYLDDVVEVLSVQDNWAEVRTADERAGWACIELEGETFLRDTERPLVPPAEPDNDETDGEAAETD; this comes from the coding sequence ATGCGTCCCAGGATTCTCTTTATCGCCGTCGCCCTGTTCACGGTGATCGCCGCTGTTCCCGCCGCCGCCGAGCTCACCGATGACCTGGCCCGCCTCAGCACCGAGTTGGGTCGGGCCGCCGACGACGCCGTCCGCCTGGACGTCCTCGCGCGGCTGACCGCCCTGCTCGAGGAGGTGGAAGAACCGCAAAGCATCCCGCCGGCCCTCGTCACGCGCCTGCTGGACATGGCCGACCGCGCCGCCGAGCCGGCGCTGCGACGTGACTCCGTCAGCGTGCTGGGCCTGTTGGGCGATCCCGACGCCGCTACGACCCTCGTCCGGCTCCTGCGCGACGACGCCGACTTCGGCGTCCGCCGGGCCGCCGTCGACGCCCTGGTCCGCGTCGGCGACCGTGACGACGCCGTCCTGATCGCCGAAACCGTTCTAGGCGCTGAACCCTCCAGCGACTACCAGTTACGCGCCGGGGCCTACCGGGCCCTGGGCGCCTTGGGCCTGGACGACGAGGCCCGATTGCTGAACCTCTTCCGCCGGGGTCTGGCCGACCCCTACCCCGCCGTGCGCATCGCCGCCCTGGAGATGCTGCGCGCCCGGGGTCTGGCCGCCGAAGTCGGTCAACCCGAGTTGCGCCGGGCCTACGAGTTCGAGACCGCTTCCGCCGTGCGCGGCGAGCTGTTGGTCACCCTGGCCGTCGTCGACGGCGAAGAGACCCTGGAGCTGATCGAAACCGCCCTCGGGGACGCCGAGCTGCGCGCCGACGCCCTGCGCGCCCTGGCCGCCGTGCCGCCTTCCGGCGAGCGCGACGAGGCTGCCGACCTCCTCGAGGAGGCCTTCGCCGATAGCACCGACAACGCCGAGCGGCTGGAGATCGCCGGTTACCTGGTAGAGCTGCGGCGGCGCGAGGCCGCCCTGGAGGCCCTGACCGCCCTGTTGCTCGAGGATCCGCCCGGCGACGAGGAGCGTGTCCTCGAACTGCTGCGCGAAAACGGTCACCCCGCGGCTCTCGAGACGACGGCGGACTTCGTCATCGCCAAGCCCGCCGTCGGACTGGCGACGATGCGTGCCGCCGTCGAACTGCTGGGCGACGCGGACCTGCTGGCCACGGCCGACGAGGATCAGTTGGAAGACGCCGACGAGGCCCTGTCCGCCCTGTTGCGGCAGAAGCATGACCCCGTCCTCTACGCCGACCTCCCCCCGGCGGTGCGGGCCGTCGAGGCCGCCTGGCGGGGACGCTTCGACGACGAGGATTGGAACGACCGCCTGCGCGAGCGCGTCGAACTCCTCGACGAGCTCGACGAGCCGGCCGCCCTCGAGGCGCTGACTATCCTGCTCGGACGCGGGGATGAACCCGTCCTGGTCGACGAGTTGAACGACTACCTGGAGTCCGAGCCGACGGAGCCCCGCGCCGTCGCCGCCCTCCACGCCCTGGGCCTGGGCGGTTCGACAAAAGCCCTGCCCGTGCTGACCGAGTACGCCCGCTCCAGCCGCCCCGGTGACGTCCAGCTCTCCGTCGCCGCCCTGGAAGCCCTCGGCGAGCTGGGACTGCCCGAATCGGCCCCCGTGCTGACCCGGGTGCTGGAAGACCCGGCGACGCCGCCGCTGCGCTTGACCGCCGCCGCCCGGGCCTGCGCCGCCGTGGCCGACCCCAACCTGCTCTTCCCCCTCCTCGAAGTGCTGGAGGGCGCCGTCGAACCGGAGAGCCGACAGGCCGCCGCCTACGCTCTGGCCGCCTTCTCCGAGCCCCAGGCCCTGGCGCCCCTGGCCCGGGTTCTGCGCTCCGACGCCAGCCCCCGGGTGCGCCGCGAGGCCTTCGTTGCCTACTGCCACAACCTGCCGGCTAACCCCAGCGACGAGCAACTGCTGCCCCTCTCCCAGTACCTCTCCACCAACGACCCCGGCGACGACGACCGGAGCTGGACCGCCGTCGAGCTGCTGTTCACCAAGCTCGGCGCCGAGCGGATCGAGGAACTGCTCGAACACCCCCAGCCCTCCGTGCGCCGACTGACCGTCCAGTACCTGACCCGCCGGGCCGCTCCCGGCGACCGGGAGCTCCTCGAGGGCGCCCTGGCCGACCCCAACCTGCTGGTCAATATCGCCGCCGCCCGCGGCCTGGGCGAGCTGGGCGACTCCGCCGCCGCCGGAGCCCTCAAGGCCGCCTTCAACCAGACCTTCGACCTGTACTACGCCTCCACCAAGGACTCCAGCCACTCCACCGTTAACGTCGACAAACTGCGCCGGACCATCGAAGACGCTTTCCTGCGCCTCTCGATCAACCCCGCCGAGGTCGAAGAAACCAAACTCGACAAACCCCAACTCGATACCGGTCCCGAAGAAGAGCCCGAGACCCGACGGATGGAGGTCGTCGTCGACGCCCTGCGACTGCGCGACGCACCCTCCACCACCACCGGCAACAAG